GCGACTCCTACGCCGACTACGACAAGGCGTTCACCGCCGACCAGTCGGTCAGCGGCGTGGCCGACACCTGGGACCAGCCGCTGCGCGGCAACTTCAACCAGCTGCGCGAACTGAAGGCCAAGTACCCGAACATCAAGGTGCTGTGGTCGTTCGGCGGCTGGACCTGGTCCGGCGGCTTCGCCGACGCGGCCAAGGACCCGGCCGCCTTCGCCCAGTCCTGCTACGACCTGGTCGAGGACCCGCGCTGGGCCGACGTCTTCGACGGCATCGACATCGACTGGGAGTACCCGAACTCCTGCGGTCTGACCTGTGACACCAGCGGGGCCGCGGCCTACAGGAACGTCATGGCCGCGCTGCGCGCCAAGTTCGGCACGAAGAACCTGATCACCGCCGCCACCACCGCCGACGGCTCGGCCGGCGGCAAGATCGAGGCCGCGGACTACGCGGGCGCCGCCCAGTACGTCGACTGGTACAACGTGATGACGTACGACTTCTTCGGCGCCTGGGACGCCCAGGGCCCCACCGCCCCGCACTCCCCGCTCACCTCGTACTCCGGCATCCCGAAGGCGGGCTTCACCACCGCCGACGCGATGGCCAAGTTCAAGGCGATCGGCGTGCCCGCGAGCAAGCTGCTCATCGGCATCGGCTTCTACGGCCGCGGCTGGACCGGCGTCACCCAGGACGCCCCCGGCGGCACCGCCACGGGCCCGGCGGCCGGCACGTACGAGCAGGGCATCGAGGACTACAAGGTGCTCAAGACGTCCTGCCCGGTCACCGGCACCGTCGCCGGCACCGCGTACGCGCACTGCGGCAGCAACTGGTGGTCGTACGACACCCCCGCCACCATCGCCACCAAGATGGCGTGGGCCAGGAACCAGGGCCTCGGCGGAGCCTTCTTCTGGGACTTCAGCGGTGACACCGGCAACGGCGAGCTGGTGAGCGCCATCAACAGCAACCTGTAGGAGCGCCGGGCGCTAAGCGACGTTGACGCGCTGACCGGGCGGGGCTGCCTCGAGCCACGCGAGGAAACCGGTCAGCGCGTCTTCGCTCATGGCGAGCTCCACACGCGTGCCCCGGTGGGTACAGGCCAGGACGACCGCGTCGGAGAGCAGCGCCAGTTCCTCCTCGCCCTCGGGCAGCCGGCGGCCGGCCACCTCGATCCGGGCGCGCTCCAGGACCCGGCGCGGGCGGGGGGCGTAGGAGAAGACGCGGTACCACTCGATGCGGTCGCCGTTGTAGCGGGCGACGCCGTAGCTCCAGCCCTTGCCGCCGACGTCCGGTTTCCCGGGCGCGTCCCAGCGCAGGGAGCAGTCGAAGGTGCCCCCGGAGCGCTGGATCAGCCTGCGCCGCAGGCCGAACAGGAACAGCCCCACCACCACGAGCGCCACCACGATCCCGCACACAGTCAGAGCGAGGACCATCGGCACCGACCTCCTCGTCTCCCAGGTAGTGGAACGTCGTCGAGTACTAGGTAATGGAACCGGAAAAACACCCACATCTGCCTCAGCCGCGACCGGCACCGGATTGCTCCGGGCCGGCCGCGGCTGAGTGACGTCAACGCTCGGCGCAGGTTCAGCTCGCCGTCGCCGCGCGCAGTCGTACGTCCGCACGGCGCTCGGCGGTGGAGTCACCCTCCGCCTTCGCGCGCTCCAGCTCCCGCTGCTCGCGCTGGACGTCGATCTCGTCCGACAGCTCGGCGATCTCGGCCAGCAGCGACAGCTTGTTGTCGGCGAACGAGATGAAACCGCCGTGCACCGCGGCGACGACCGTTCCACCTTCACTCGTACGGATGGTCACCGGGCCCGACTCCAGCACACCGAGCAGCGGCTGGTGACCGGGCATGACGCCGATGTCGCCGGACGTGGTGCGCGCGACGACCAGGGTGGCCTCGCCGGACCAGACCTGGCGGTCGGCGGCGACCAGCTCGACGTGCAGCTCAGCAGCCAAGGGTGGCTCCTCGGGTCACCACCCGGCGGTAGTGCCGGGTGTTGGGGTCAATTCTAGTAGGCGTGACGGAGGGGGCGGGACGCGCCCGCCCCCTCACCGAGCACGGGGCTCGAAAGCCGGGCTCAGGAGACGCCCAGTTCCTTCGCGTTCTTCTTGAGGTCCTCGAGACCACCGCACATGAAGAACGCCTGCTCCGGGAAGTGGTCGTACTCGCCGTCGCAGATCGCGTTGAACGCGGCGATCGACTCGTCGAGCGGCACGTCCGAGCCGTCCACGCCGGTGAACTGCTTGGCGACGTGGGTGTTCTGGGACAGGAAGCGCTCCACGCGACGGGCACGGTGGACGACGAGCTTGTCCTCCTCGCCCAGCTCGTCGATGCCGAGGATCGCGATGATGTCCTGGAGGTCCTTGTACTTCTGCAGGATCGTCTTCACGCGCATGGCCGCGTTGTAGTGATCCGCCGAGATGTAGCGCGGGTCCAGGATCCGGGACGTGGAGTCCAGCGGGTCCACGGCCGGGTAGATGCCCTTCTCGGAGATCGGGCGGGAGAGCACCGTCGTCGCGTCGAGGTGGGCGAAGGTGGTGGCCGGGGCCGGGTCGGTCAGGTCGTCGGCGGGGACGTAGATCGCCTGCATGGAGGTGATCGAGTGACCGCGGGTCGAGGTGATGCGCTCCTGCAGGAGGCCCATCTCGTCGGCCAGGTTCGGCTGGTAGCCCACCGCGGACGGCATGCGGCCGAGCAGCGTGGAGACCTCGGAACCGGCCTGCGTGAAGCGGAAGATGTTGTCGATGAAGAACAGCACGTCCTGCTTCTGGACGTCACGGAAGTACTCGGCCATGGTCAGGCCGGCCAGCGCGACGCGCAGACGGGTGCCCGGGGGCTCGTCCATCTGGCCGAAGACCAGCGCGGTCTTGTCGATGACGCCCGAGTCGGTCATCTCCTCGATGAGGTCGTTGCCCTCACGGGTGCGCTCACCGACACCGGCGAACACGGAGACACCGTCGTGGTTGTTGGCGACACGGTAGATCATCTCCTGGATGAGCACCGTCTTGCCGACGCCGGCGCCGCCGAACAGGCCGATCTTGCCGCCCTTGACGTACGGGGTGAGCAGGTCGATGACCTTGACGCCCGTCTCGAACATCTCGGTCTTGGACTCGAGCTCGTCGAAGTTCG
This is a stretch of genomic DNA from Streptomyces sp. TG1A-8. It encodes these proteins:
- a CDS encoding DUF2550 domain-containing protein, with the translated sequence MVLALTVCGIVVALVVVGLFLFGLRRRLIQRSGGTFDCSLRWDAPGKPDVGGKGWSYGVARYNGDRIEWYRVFSYAPRPRRVLERARIEVAGRRLPEGEEELALLSDAVVLACTHRGTRVELAMSEDALTGFLAWLEAAPPGQRVNVA
- a CDS encoding glycoside hydrolase family 18 chitinase; translated protein: MRFRHRAAAGFATLLLPMAGLVGLASPAQAAANATASFTKSSDWGTGFGGQWTVKNTGTSSISSWTVEWDFPSGTSVTSAWDADVTGSGTHWTARNKSYNGTLAPGASVSFGFNGAGSGSPSNCKLNGDSCDGTTVPGDAAPSAPGTPAASGVTDTSVKLDWSAATDDKGVKNYDVLRDGKVVSTVTATSYTDTGLTAGTDYSYTVRARDTADQTGPVSGAVAVHTTGTTTTPPPAGGSKVKLGYFTEWGVYGRNYNVKNIVTSGSAAKITHINYAFGNVTGGKCAIGDSYADYDKAFTADQSVSGVADTWDQPLRGNFNQLRELKAKYPNIKVLWSFGGWTWSGGFADAAKDPAAFAQSCYDLVEDPRWADVFDGIDIDWEYPNSCGLTCDTSGAAAYRNVMAALRAKFGTKNLITAATTADGSAGGKIEAADYAGAAQYVDWYNVMTYDFFGAWDAQGPTAPHSPLTSYSGIPKAGFTTADAMAKFKAIGVPASKLLIGIGFYGRGWTGVTQDAPGGTATGPAAGTYEQGIEDYKVLKTSCPVTGTVAGTAYAHCGSNWWSYDTPATIATKMAWARNQGLGGAFFWDFSGDTGNGELVSAINSNL
- the atpD gene encoding F0F1 ATP synthase subunit beta, with the translated sequence MTTTVETATATGRVARVIGPVVDVEFPVDAMPDIYNALHVEVADPANEGERKTLTLEVAQHLGDGLVRTISMQPTDGLVRQATVTDTGAAISVPVGDFTKGKVFNTLGEVLNVDESYDGERWPIHRKAPNFDELESKTEMFETGVKVIDLLTPYVKGGKIGLFGGAGVGKTVLIQEMIYRVANNHDGVSVFAGVGERTREGNDLIEEMTDSGVIDKTALVFGQMDEPPGTRLRVALAGLTMAEYFRDVQKQDVLFFIDNIFRFTQAGSEVSTLLGRMPSAVGYQPNLADEMGLLQERITSTRGHSITSMQAIYVPADDLTDPAPATTFAHLDATTVLSRPISEKGIYPAVDPLDSTSRILDPRYISADHYNAAMRVKTILQKYKDLQDIIAILGIDELGEEDKLVVHRARRVERFLSQNTHVAKQFTGVDGSDVPLDESIAAFNAICDGEYDHFPEQAFFMCGGLEDLKKNAKELGVS
- a CDS encoding F0F1 ATP synthase subunit epsilon, which translates into the protein MAAELHVELVAADRQVWSGEATLVVARTTSGDIGVMPGHQPLLGVLESGPVTIRTSEGGTVVAAVHGGFISFADNKLSLLAEIAELSDEIDVQREQRELERAKAEGDSTAERRADVRLRAATAS